Proteins from one Cryptomeria japonica chromosome 4, Sugi_1.0, whole genome shotgun sequence genomic window:
- the LOC131059178 gene encoding uncharacterized protein LOC131059178: MIWSLCKKHPNQALFLYIDNGLKNTDLKQLLPEDLGSCLPPRSRMLVTTRNLHETDTFNARNIQRQQYRVSSLPQTHARKILLKKATEYNDEKNIHDLLELCGGVPLLLEIAGSQLAISSRNTINIVLELLREVEKVEEEDISDRMIDFVYHRLLPPVKEAFLDITSFFHDWPSQKVAYIVGEEEFRALEEASFIKKSQMGTVIVHDIVRARGKKMSEQNRIRDPETLLKCLKDEEKLKNLKGILLYEEYEQPPIEINENHLNCMSNSVRVLSYEGSQIIFRGKCNKSFKQLRNLGIPSNVANLPMEFEKLGRPARYRGPFTQGMSLHEVRSVSSVHICQSISFYQNV, from the exons ATGATCTGGTCGCTTTGCAAAAAGCATCCTAATCAGGCTTTATTTCTTTACATTGACAACGGTCTTAAAAATACAGATCTCAAGCAACTTCTACCTGAAGACTTGGGCAGTTGCCTTCCACCCAGAAGCAGAATGCTTGTTACGACTAGAAACCTTCACGAGACAGACACATTCAATGCCAGGAATATTCAACGCCAACAATATCGTGTGAGTTCTCTTCCACAGACACATGCCagaaagattttgttgaagaaaGCTACCGAATATAATGatgaaaagaatattcatgacctCCTTGAGCTGTGTGGTGGTGTTCCGCTTCTGTTGGAAATAGCTGGTTCGCAACTGGCCATAAGTAGCAGAAATACAATTAATATAGTATTAGAGTTGCTTAGAGAAGTGGAGAAGGTGGAAGAGGAAGATATCAGTGACCGTATGATTGATTTTGTTTACCACAGATTATTACCACCTGTGAAAGAGGCTTTTCTGGATATCACATCCTTCTTTCATGATTGGCCAAGTCAAAAAGTGGCCTACATAGTTGGAGAGGAGGAATTCAGAGCTCTAGAAGAAGCTTCTTTCATCAAGAAATCTCAAATGGGTACAGTAATTGTTCATGACATAGTTCGAGCAAGAGGAAAAAAGATGTCAGAGCAAAACAGGATCAGAGATCCCGAAACTTTATTAAAATGTTTGAAAGATGAAGAG AAACTCAAAAATTTAAAAGGCATCCTTCTATATGAAGAGTATGAGCAGCCTCCAATCGAAATCAATGAAAACCATCTAAATTGCATGAGCAATTCCGTAAGAGTGCTATCTTATGAAGGATCCCAAATAATATTTAGGGGGAAATGTAACAAATCATTTAAACAACTCAGAAACCTTGGAATTCCTAGTAATGTTGCCAATTTACCAATGGAGTTTGAGAAACTTGGGCGACCTGCTAGGTACAGAGGCCCATTTACGCAAGGCATGAGTTTGCATGAGGTAAGATCTGTGTCTTCAGTTCATATTTGTCAGTCAATTAGCTTTTATCAGAATGTATAA